A single Armatimonadota bacterium DNA region contains:
- a CDS encoding aldolase — translation MRPNKVLQKLREGKPALLGAVWTVPHWKIVEMLGIAGYDGVWIEMEHSDTTLEQMSQMILAARATGMEAIVRIPRGSYNNVIRPLEAGATGLLLPHCTGGEDAREFVRMARFAPMGWRGIGGSVDMRYGTLPLREYCEWANREILLGVMIERKEAVEEIETIACTEGLDLLLVGPADLSQSLGVRGELKHPLMQEAIARVAEACNRHGKYWAVAGTVPPYAEQMAMGARFFNIVNEMSVLTEGFQRAKEQFEREIAIALHPQCPR, via the coding sequence ATGCGACCCAATAAGGTGCTACAAAAACTGCGTGAGGGCAAGCCGGCGTTACTGGGAGCGGTGTGGACGGTTCCGCACTGGAAAATCGTGGAGATGCTGGGCATCGCAGGCTACGATGGTGTGTGGATTGAGATGGAGCATTCCGACACCACGTTGGAGCAGATGTCGCAAATGATTCTGGCAGCGCGGGCGACAGGCATGGAAGCGATTGTGCGCATCCCGCGTGGCAGCTACAACAACGTCATCCGTCCACTAGAGGCGGGGGCGACTGGCTTGCTGTTGCCTCACTGCACAGGTGGTGAGGATGCGCGCGAGTTCGTGCGCATGGCGCGTTTCGCCCCGATGGGCTGGCGCGGTATCGGCGGCAGCGTGGATATGCGCTATGGGACCCTGCCCTTACGGGAATACTGCGAGTGGGCAAACCGCGAGATTTTGCTGGGCGTGATGATTGAGCGCAAGGAGGCGGTAGAGGAGATCGAGACAATTGCCTGTACCGAGGGGCTGGACCTGTTGCTTGTCGGTCCCGCCGACCTGTCGCAGAGTCTGGGAGTTCGCGGCGAGTTGAAACATCCGCTGATGCAGGAAGCCATCGCACGGGTGGCGGAGGCATGCAACCGGCACGGCAAGTACTGGGCGGTGGCTGGCACGGTTCCTCCATACGCGGAGCAGATGGCTATGGGCGCGCGCTTCTTCAACATCGTGAACGAGATGAGCGTGTTGACGGAGGGCTTCCAGCGGGCGAAAGAGCAGTTTGAGCGCGAAATCGCCATTGCCCTACACCCACAATGTCCACGCTGA
- a CDS encoding ATPase, protein MRFVTGLEGTLIRIQEDPESRYEFEVWFDYTRQAMNLIREGALLAVPNFASNHRESHRSILEVVSILPIHYALGDNPQGYPGFVVEAARSAVRDWEEQESEPTEDVTKIRCIAIPTNLEIVERDGQSLLQEESNLPMVGARALLLDTASTEYVLNSGLPQGVPVFTVGNLVRDPLVGVKVSAEDLLRTHFAIFGFTGAGKSNLVSTLVDKVLTVFCTEEPLQEPLRETVKIVLFDLMGEYSVLLADWLVKAPDACLLVLTEETLPEDVLQFMEQPTNEAFSKALTALAQTTLYPRALIGRRSDFRFAWRRLLNPKNARVHLYREKPPTLGRLVERHWNPRGTLGRNDAQIRQAVRNWVATEDTTPFDEENAPRLLEWIDSMFANGLLTTNDARESFQSLREAAEDAFRRYISPRHVHDAFQMTLGDLIHRLNDPHSSGLYVIQSHDPDRLREFAATLGEVMFENRRKSGKINPLVVFVFDEADEFIPQRREGVDDSYGRSRFVVMTLARRGRKFGLGVGIATQRVRYLDTSIMAQPHTYFVSKMPRQSDRQAIAEAFGISEELFGQTFKFKKGDWLLMSHDAIGLEAVPVPIHCEDANKRVEAFLDQLKVDWQKSREVARSRD, encoded by the coding sequence ATGAGGTTTGTGACCGGTCTGGAAGGCACGCTCATCCGTATTCAGGAGGATCCGGAGTCGCGCTACGAGTTCGAGGTGTGGTTCGATTACACACGCCAGGCGATGAACCTGATTCGCGAGGGCGCACTGCTGGCAGTGCCCAACTTCGCCTCCAACCACAGGGAGAGCCATCGCTCCATCCTGGAGGTGGTGTCCATCCTGCCTATCCACTATGCGCTGGGAGATAACCCGCAGGGCTACCCGGGCTTCGTGGTGGAGGCAGCGCGTAGCGCAGTGCGCGACTGGGAAGAGCAGGAAAGCGAACCCACCGAAGACGTGACCAAAATCCGCTGCATCGCCATCCCCACCAATCTGGAAATCGTGGAGCGCGACGGACAGAGCCTCTTGCAAGAAGAGAGCAACCTGCCGATGGTGGGAGCGCGCGCCCTGCTGCTGGACACTGCCAGCACCGAGTACGTGCTGAACAGCGGACTACCGCAGGGCGTGCCCGTCTTCACCGTGGGCAATCTGGTGCGTGACCCACTGGTCGGGGTGAAGGTTTCGGCAGAAGACCTGTTGCGCACGCACTTCGCCATCTTTGGCTTCACGGGCGCAGGCAAGTCCAACCTGGTCAGCACGCTGGTGGACAAGGTGCTCACCGTCTTCTGCACAGAAGAACCCCTGCAGGAGCCGTTGCGCGAAACCGTTAAAATCGTGCTGTTCGACCTGATGGGCGAGTACAGCGTGCTGCTGGCGGACTGGCTGGTGAAGGCGCCCGACGCCTGCCTGCTGGTGCTGACCGAAGAGACCCTGCCCGAAGACGTGTTGCAGTTTATGGAACAACCCACCAACGAAGCGTTCAGCAAGGCGTTGACCGCGCTGGCACAAACCACCCTCTACCCCCGTGCGCTCATCGGCAGGCGCAGCGATTTCCGCTTCGCGTGGCGACGACTGCTCAACCCGAAGAACGCGAGGGTGCACCTGTACCGCGAAAAACCACCCACGCTGGGCAGGCTGGTAGAAAGGCACTGGAACCCGCGAGGTACTCTGGGCAGGAACGATGCACAGATACGCCAGGCTGTGCGCAACTGGGTCGCCACAGAGGACACCACGCCCTTCGACGAGGAGAACGCACCCAGGCTGCTCGAATGGATAGACAGCATGTTCGCCAACGGACTGCTGACCACCAACGACGCCCGCGAGTCGTTCCAGTCCCTGCGCGAGGCGGCGGAGGATGCCTTTCGCCGTTACATCAGCCCCCGCCACGTGCATGATGCTTTCCAGATGACACTGGGCGACCTTATCCACAGGCTCAACGACCCACACTCCTCTGGCTTATACGTCATCCAGTCGCACGACCCCGACCGTCTGCGTGAGTTCGCTGCCACACTGGGCGAGGTGATGTTCGAAAACCGACGCAAAAGCGGAAAAATCAACCCACTGGTAGTGTTCGTTTTCGATGAGGCGGACGAATTCATACCGCAACGGCGCGAAGGAGTAGACGACAGCTATGGACGTTCCCGCTTTGTGGTGATGACTCTGGCTCGACGCGGGCGCAAGTTCGGTCTGGGCGTTGGCATCGCCACCCAGCGCGTGCGCTATCTGGACACCAGCATCATGGCACAACCGCATACCTACTTCGTCAGCAAAATGCCTCGCCAGTCCGACCGCCAGGCGATTGCGGAAGCCTTCGGCATCTCGGAGGAGCTTTTTGGGCAGACCTTCAAGTTCAAAAAGGGCGACTGGCTGCTGATGAGCCACGATGCTATCGGGCTGGAGGCAGTGCCCGTGCCCATCCACTGCGAAGACGCCAACAAGCGCGTGGAAGCCTTTCTGGACCAGCTCAAAGTGGATTGGCAAAAATCACGCGAGGTGGCGCGATCTCGCGATTAA
- a CDS encoding UPF0332 protein, giving the protein MSERDALIQYRLQRASEALEEAVLLLKAHHLNAALNRAYYACFYAVNALLLQHGLSSSKHSGVRSLFGKHFVKTGSVPQQIGETYNRLFDLRQQGDYADMFVPEEQDVAYWLQKAREFTEFIAKMVRPTGGT; this is encoded by the coding sequence GTGAGTGAGCGTGATGCGCTTATCCAGTATAGACTCCAACGGGCATCGGAAGCCCTAGAGGAAGCTGTGTTGCTGCTGAAGGCACACCACCTGAACGCTGCGCTCAACAGAGCGTATTATGCTTGCTTCTATGCGGTAAACGCCCTATTGCTACAACACGGACTTTCCTCCTCAAAACATTCTGGTGTACGCTCGCTATTTGGCAAGCACTTCGTCAAAACGGGAAGTGTCCCACAACAGATTGGCGAAACCTACAACCGACTGTTCGACCTGCGCCAACAAGGGGACTACGCCGATATGTTTGTGCCAGAGGAGCAAGATGTTGCATACTGGCTGCAGAAAGCGCGGGAGTTCACAGAGTTCATTGCGAAGATGGTACGCCCGACCGGAGGCACATGA
- the mutS gene encoding DNA mismatch repair protein MutS produces the protein MLQQYFRAKAEYPEALLMMRVGDFYELYGEDAEIAARELEIVLTGRDDGKNGRVPMAGVPYHAVERYVARLVQKGYKVALMDQMEDPRFARGLVKRKVTRVLTPGTVLEDSMLEERSNNYLVAAVAGEKLSGLGVVDVSTGEFLATEISGETSIARVVQEIVRLQPAECLVPKDATDLAAAIEEACGATVTLYDPQEYADRHDARHLLLQHFQTQSLRGFGCEHYSVGLEAAAMVLRYLKRNQVSALQHIRTLSTYSVDGFMYLDAAARRNLELTRSLVDGSRKGTLIEVLDMTRTAMGARLLRRWLDEPLQSVEAIEERLGCVQEFVNDSLTREEVRHQLGRMGDLERLTSRIATGVASPRDLAALRQSLQVLPELHAALQPLKTSRLQHLREAIRGLPDLVGFIARAIVDDPPATLKDGGVIRDGFHAELDAIRRAQREGKQWIADLELRERERTGIPSLKVGYNAVFGYYIEVSKPHLSKVPADYMRKQTTVNGERFITPELKEMEAQITGAEERALILEQELFSMVREEVALHAPQILDIARAIAELDVLSNFAEVAVRYDYHRPVVHTGTHIRIREGRHPVVERFGGQTFIPNDCVLDDEQRMIVLTGPNMSGKSTYLRQVALICLMAHIGSFVPAEEAEIALVDRIFTRVGAHDELATGQSTFMVEMTETATILNHATERSLVVLDEIGRGTSTYDGLAIAWAVAEALVQIGCKTLFATHYHYLNELANLMPGVRNYRVAVKEQGEQIIWLHKVLPGGTDKSYGIQVARMAGVPPEVVARAQEILRELERQSSQRGGVASAIAPDTEAVSSVRVKKQKLQLTLFEAEKHPVIEELEKLDVTTLSPLEALLKINEWKKQIKS, from the coding sequence ATGCTGCAGCAGTACTTCCGTGCGAAGGCGGAGTACCCGGAAGCGCTGCTGATGATGCGCGTGGGCGACTTCTACGAGCTGTATGGTGAGGACGCCGAAATCGCCGCGCGCGAGCTGGAGATTGTGCTCACGGGGCGTGACGACGGCAAAAACGGGCGCGTGCCGATGGCGGGCGTGCCCTACCACGCGGTAGAGCGATACGTCGCCCGCTTGGTACAGAAGGGCTACAAAGTGGCGCTGATGGACCAGATGGAAGACCCCCGTTTCGCGAGAGGGCTGGTCAAGCGCAAGGTGACCCGTGTGCTCACCCCAGGCACCGTGCTGGAAGACTCGATGCTGGAGGAGCGCAGTAATAACTACCTCGTGGCGGCGGTCGCTGGCGAAAAACTATCGGGACTGGGCGTGGTGGACGTATCCACAGGTGAGTTCCTTGCCACCGAGATCAGCGGTGAAACCAGCATCGCGCGCGTTGTACAGGAGATTGTGCGCCTGCAACCCGCGGAGTGCCTCGTGCCCAAAGACGCTACCGACCTCGCCGCGGCGATCGAGGAGGCGTGCGGCGCAACCGTCACCCTGTACGACCCGCAGGAGTACGCCGACCGCCACGACGCCCGCCATCTGCTACTGCAACATTTCCAGACGCAATCGCTGCGCGGCTTCGGCTGCGAGCATTACTCGGTGGGCTTGGAAGCGGCGGCGATGGTGCTGCGCTACCTCAAGCGCAATCAGGTGTCTGCTCTGCAGCATATCCGCACCCTCTCCACCTACTCGGTGGACGGCTTCATGTATCTAGACGCGGCGGCGCGACGCAACCTCGAGCTCACCCGTTCGCTGGTGGACGGTTCGCGCAAGGGCACGCTGATTGAAGTGCTGGACATGACGCGCACCGCGATGGGCGCGCGCCTGTTACGTCGCTGGCTGGATGAACCGCTGCAGAGCGTGGAAGCGATTGAAGAGCGTTTGGGCTGCGTGCAGGAGTTTGTGAACGACTCGCTCACGCGCGAGGAAGTGCGCCACCAGCTGGGCAGGATGGGCGACCTCGAGCGGCTGACCTCGCGCATTGCGACGGGTGTGGCATCGCCACGTGACCTCGCCGCGCTGAGGCAATCCCTGCAGGTGCTGCCTGAACTGCACGCTGCCCTGCAACCGCTCAAAACATCGCGCCTGCAGCATCTGCGCGAAGCCATCCGCGGACTGCCCGACCTCGTGGGCTTCATCGCCCGCGCCATTGTAGACGATCCACCTGCCACCCTGAAGGACGGCGGCGTGATTCGCGACGGCTTCCACGCCGAGTTAGACGCCATCCGCCGCGCGCAACGCGAGGGCAAGCAGTGGATTGCCGATCTGGAGCTGCGCGAGCGTGAGCGCACCGGCATCCCCTCGCTGAAGGTGGGTTACAACGCCGTCTTCGGCTACTACATCGAGGTCTCCAAGCCGCACCTCTCCAAAGTGCCTGCCGACTACATGCGCAAACAGACCACCGTCAACGGCGAGCGCTTCATCACCCCCGAGCTGAAGGAGATGGAGGCGCAGATCACAGGGGCGGAGGAGCGTGCGCTCATTCTGGAGCAGGAGCTGTTCAGTATGGTGCGCGAGGAGGTCGCCTTGCACGCGCCGCAGATACTGGACATCGCCCGCGCCATTGCCGAGCTGGATGTGCTGTCGAACTTCGCCGAAGTCGCCGTGCGCTACGACTATCATCGCCCGGTGGTGCATACGGGCACGCACATCCGCATCCGCGAGGGCAGGCATCCCGTCGTAGAACGTTTTGGTGGGCAGACCTTCATCCCCAACGACTGCGTGCTGGACGACGAACAGCGCATGATTGTGCTTACCGGTCCCAATATGAGCGGCAAAAGCACCTATCTGCGGCAGGTCGCGCTGATCTGCCTGATGGCGCATATCGGTAGCTTTGTGCCCGCCGAGGAGGCAGAAATCGCGCTGGTTGACCGTATCTTCACCCGGGTGGGCGCACACGACGAGCTGGCAACGGGGCAATCTACTTTCATGGTGGAAATGACCGAGACCGCTACCATCCTCAACCATGCTACCGAGCGCAGTCTGGTGGTGCTGGATGAGATTGGGCGCGGAACCAGCACCTACGACGGTCTCGCCATTGCGTGGGCGGTAGCGGAGGCGCTGGTGCAGATTGGCTGTAAGACCCTGTTCGCCACACACTACCACTACCTGAACGAGCTGGCGAACCTGATGCCCGGCGTGCGCAACTATCGTGTGGCGGTGAAAGAGCAGGGCGAGCAGATTATCTGGCTGCACAAGGTGCTGCCCGGTGGCACGGACAAGAGCTACGGCATTCAGGTGGCGCGGATGGCTGGTGTGCCGCCAGAGGTGGTGGCGCGGGCGCAGGAGATACTGCGCGAGCTGGAGCGACAATCATCCCAGCGCGGCGGGGTTGCCAGCGCCATTGCCCCCGACACCGAGGCGGTTTCCAGTGTGAGGGTGAAGAAGCAGAAGCTGCAGCTGACCCTCTTCGAGGCGGAGAAACATCCTGTTATTGAGGAACTGGAGAAGCTGGACGTGACCACACTGTCGCCGCTGGAGGCTCTGCTGAAGATTAATGAGTGGAAGAAACAAATTAAATCATAA
- a CDS encoding beta-xylanase, with translation MNAQDLLVTADSRIEKIRKADVTVRVVDRQGKPVAGAQVEMQQTRHAFLFGCNIFPLFNYQGEQHEKYGSQFAALLNYATQAFYWGAYEPERGRKGRDLQERIARWCQQRGIATKGHPLVWHEVYPRWAPNEVDEVKLLLRERVREIVSQFKGLIDRWDVVNEATVATRFNNGVGNWVKRDGAAAVVTECLQWAREANPKATLLYNDFNISPAFEQLVEELIRRKAPLDAIGIQSHMHGGEWPLERAWQVCETYSRFGKPLHFTETTVLSGEHGYERPRPWPTTPEGEARQADYVEKFYTILFSHPAVEAITWWDFMDGGWQGAPAGLVRADLSPKPVYHRLMRLIKGKWWTQDTTRTNARGEAKMRGFLGDYRVTVSASAGKRTQQFTLKRGKNEWVVKL, from the coding sequence ATGAACGCGCAGGATTTGCTGGTTACTGCCGATAGTCGCATTGAGAAGATTCGCAAGGCAGATGTCACCGTGAGAGTGGTAGACAGGCAAGGGAAGCCTGTTGCGGGCGCGCAGGTAGAGATGCAGCAAACGCGCCACGCTTTCCTGTTTGGCTGTAATATCTTCCCCCTGTTCAACTATCAGGGTGAGCAGCACGAGAAGTACGGCAGCCAGTTCGCTGCCCTGCTGAATTACGCCACACAGGCTTTCTACTGGGGGGCATACGAACCGGAGCGCGGCCGCAAAGGGCGCGATTTGCAGGAGCGTATCGCCCGCTGGTGCCAGCAACGCGGCATTGCCACCAAGGGGCACCCGCTGGTGTGGCACGAGGTCTATCCTCGCTGGGCACCCAACGAGGTGGACGAGGTCAAACTGCTGTTACGCGAGCGGGTCAGGGAGATTGTCTCACAGTTTAAGGGGTTGATAGACCGCTGGGACGTGGTGAACGAAGCCACGGTAGCCACCCGATTCAACAACGGCGTGGGCAACTGGGTCAAGCGCGACGGCGCCGCAGCAGTGGTGACAGAGTGCCTGCAATGGGCACGAGAGGCGAATCCCAAAGCCACCCTGCTGTACAACGACTTCAACATCAGCCCCGCTTTCGAGCAGCTGGTGGAGGAGCTGATACGACGCAAGGCACCTCTCGATGCTATCGGCATCCAATCGCACATGCACGGAGGCGAGTGGCCGCTGGAGCGGGCGTGGCAGGTATGTGAAACCTATTCGCGCTTCGGCAAACCGTTGCACTTCACCGAGACGACCGTGTTGTCGGGCGAGCACGGCTACGAGCGTCCCCGCCCCTGGCCCACGACGCCCGAGGGCGAGGCACGTCAGGCGGATTACGTGGAGAAGTTCTATACAATTCTTTTCTCACACCCCGCCGTGGAAGCCATCACCTGGTGGGACTTTATGGACGGCGGCTGGCAGGGCGCACCTGCAGGACTGGTACGAGCCGACCTCAGCCCGAAGCCGGTGTACCATCGCCTCATGAGGCTCATTAAGGGTAAATGGTGGACGCAAGACACGACGCGTACTAACGCACGCGGCGAGGCGAAAATGCGCGGCTTTCTGGGTGATTATCGGGTGACGGTGAGCGCGTCCGCTGGCAAGCGCACACAACAGTTCACCCTGAAGCGAGGCAAGAACGAGTGGGTGGTCAAGCTGTAG
- a CDS encoding phosphoheptose isomerase — protein MLKTYLTEYLDTVQHLVSQVPVEQVESIVLRLVDLYQRGGTLALVGNGGSASTASHIANDFQKCLYDLFGKPFRCLALTDSIPIITAWANDTDYTNVFAPQVRTWLDKGDVLIAISGSGNSPNVLRAVEAAKEQGAHTIGLTGYRGGKLAAIAHESIIVPCENMQQIEDVHMILVHLFFSGMRERIAGRV, from the coding sequence ATGTTGAAAACATACCTTACCGAATACCTGGATACCGTACAGCACCTCGTCTCGCAGGTTCCTGTCGAGCAAGTAGAAAGCATTGTCTTGCGCTTGGTAGACCTGTATCAGCGGGGGGGTACGCTTGCGCTTGTGGGCAACGGAGGAAGCGCGTCCACCGCCTCCCATATCGCCAATGATTTCCAGAAATGCCTGTATGACCTCTTCGGCAAACCGTTTCGTTGCCTCGCCCTCACCGATAGCATTCCTATTATCACCGCATGGGCAAACGACACCGATTATACCAACGTGTTCGCGCCGCAGGTGCGCACCTGGCTGGACAAAGGCGACGTGCTGATTGCCATCAGCGGGAGCGGTAACTCGCCCAACGTGCTGCGGGCAGTGGAGGCAGCGAAAGAGCAGGGAGCGCATACTATCGGGCTGACGGGCTACCGCGGCGGCAAATTAGCGGCTATCGCGCATGAGAGCATCATTGTGCCCTGCGAGAACATGCAGCAGATTGAGGACGTGCACATGATACTTGTGCATCTCTTCTTTTCGGGGATGCGGGAGCGTATCGCGGGAAGAGTGTAG
- the nuoN gene encoding NADH-quinone oxidoreductase subunit N, giving the protein MASWTDILNLTLPHLWLLAGTLLVLLVEGIAPRRWHAGGWTAAGVFAIGAALSSWAAMDGELWQGMYVWDGYARMLTSLLMMIGALVCLSSVCCEEWQKTGDRGSYYALLLLSALGFTLICSAGSLLTLYITLEIGTVSLFALAGHRKTDPRSGEAALKLLIVSATSSAILLYGISLVYGAHGTTLYNQLSAGRTGLLGMLGMILVIGGLAFKITAAPFHLWVADVYQGAPTPISAFLSTASKTAGFAALLRLLIIGLHGAEDVWVMVLVALSALSMVLGNLVALAQSSLKRLLAYSSVAQAGYLLVAVVSGVELGLGATLFYLLLYAFANAGAFFVAQAIQGNVGSEEIDALRGLRYRSPALAFSMLIFLLSLGGIPPLAGFWGKLLLFWAGASEGHYALVLIGAITSVIALYYYLMVAKRMFIDAPEEETPFRVPRSLSTTIAICVVATALIGLYPRPWLEWSHASTFLTLPPRTAIQHTQR; this is encoded by the coding sequence ATGGCGAGCTGGACAGACATCTTGAATCTGACCTTGCCTCATCTGTGGCTACTCGCGGGCACCCTGCTGGTGCTGCTGGTAGAAGGTATCGCGCCGCGACGATGGCACGCGGGAGGGTGGACAGCAGCAGGAGTGTTCGCTATTGGCGCCGCGTTGTCCAGTTGGGCGGCGATGGACGGCGAGCTGTGGCAAGGGATGTATGTTTGGGATGGCTACGCCCGCATGTTAACCTCGCTGCTGATGATGATTGGCGCTCTCGTCTGCCTGTCCTCGGTGTGTTGCGAAGAGTGGCAAAAGACCGGTGACCGCGGCAGCTACTACGCGCTGCTGCTGCTGAGCGCACTGGGTTTCACGCTGATTTGTTCCGCAGGCAGTCTACTGACGTTATATATCACGCTGGAAATCGGCACGGTCAGCCTGTTCGCCCTCGCCGGACACCGTAAAACCGACCCACGCAGCGGCGAAGCGGCACTGAAGCTGCTCATCGTCAGCGCAACATCCTCGGCAATTCTACTGTATGGCATCAGCCTGGTGTATGGGGCGCACGGTACCACACTCTACAATCAACTGTCTGCGGGCCGGACGGGATTGCTGGGAATGCTCGGTATGATACTGGTTATCGGTGGGCTGGCATTCAAAATTACCGCCGCGCCGTTTCACCTGTGGGTGGCGGATGTGTACCAGGGCGCGCCCACGCCTATCAGCGCGTTCCTTTCTACCGCGTCAAAAACCGCCGGGTTCGCCGCCTTGCTGCGCCTGCTGATTATCGGGCTGCACGGCGCGGAGGATGTTTGGGTGATGGTGCTTGTTGCTCTTTCTGCGCTGAGCATGGTGCTGGGTAATCTCGTCGCGCTGGCGCAAAGCAGCCTGAAGCGATTGCTCGCTTACTCCAGTGTGGCGCAGGCAGGATACCTGCTGGTGGCAGTGGTATCAGGTGTGGAACTGGGATTGGGCGCGACCCTCTTCTACCTGCTGCTGTACGCGTTTGCCAACGCCGGAGCGTTCTTTGTGGCGCAGGCGATTCAGGGTAACGTGGGGTCAGAGGAGATAGACGCTCTGCGCGGCTTGCGCTACCGCTCTCCTGCTCTGGCGTTTTCGATGCTGATATTCCTGCTGTCGTTGGGCGGTATTCCTCCGCTGGCGGGGTTTTGGGGCAAGCTCCTCCTGTTCTGGGCAGGGGCCTCTGAGGGGCATTATGCGCTTGTGCTTATCGGCGCAATCACCAGCGTTATCGCGCTATACTACTACTTGATGGTCGCCAAGCGGATGTTCATCGACGCGCCTGAGGAGGAGACACCCTTCCGCGTACCTCGTTCGCTCAGCACCACCATCGCTATCTGCGTTGTGGCAACCGCACTTATCGGCTTATACCCACGCCCCTGGCTGGAGTGGAGCCACGCCTCCACCTTCCTTACCCTTCCGCCACGTACGGCGATACAACATACGCAACGGTAA
- a CDS encoding NADH dehydrogenase subunit M has translation MEWIAKHALSLTILVPFITCLLILLVPPEHKTVIRVMAAVATSITLLISLWLCFRFDFAKGGIQFEERLEWVPLAGVSYHLGVDGVSITLVLLTAFIIFTGVFASWTVEYRTKDFLSLLLFLVTGVFGVFVSIDLFFFFLFYEIAVLPMYLLIGIWGTGRKEYSAMKLTLYLLLGSAFILVGMLAVYFLSPTQTFDIPELLKTAKFTPEQQRILFLLFYVGFGILAGIWPLHTWSPDGHASAPTAVSMLHAGVLMKLGAFGVLRVGMSLLPEGAHYWAPLMGTIAVVNIIYGAFSAMGQTDLKYVIAYSSVSHMGVVMLGLAGMNAVSLTGSTLQMFAHGIMTGLFFALVGLVYEKSHTRDILRMGGFAEKMPGIAVAFVIGGLSSFGLPGTSGFVAEFLTFWGVWKSYPWMTYIGVAGIVITATYVLRVVQKVFLGKRPEGYDDLPDARTTEWVALVVLGSILIITGIVPRLLTDFLNVGVYDYLKLLGKV, from the coding sequence ATGGAGTGGATTGCAAAACATGCGCTATCGCTAACGATATTGGTGCCCTTTATCACCTGTCTGCTCATCTTGCTGGTACCGCCAGAGCACAAGACCGTTATCCGGGTGATGGCTGCCGTAGCAACAAGCATTACACTGCTTATCTCACTGTGGTTGTGCTTCCGTTTCGACTTCGCTAAAGGGGGTATCCAGTTCGAGGAACGCCTCGAGTGGGTGCCGCTGGCGGGGGTCAGTTATCATCTGGGCGTGGATGGCGTCAGCATTACCCTGGTGCTGTTGACCGCCTTCATCATCTTCACCGGCGTGTTTGCCTCATGGACTGTAGAATATCGCACCAAAGACTTCCTCTCGCTGCTGCTCTTTCTGGTCACGGGCGTATTTGGGGTCTTCGTCTCGATAGACCTGTTCTTCTTCTTCCTGTTCTACGAGATTGCGGTGCTGCCGATGTACCTGCTCATCGGTATCTGGGGCACGGGCAGGAAAGAGTACTCCGCCATGAAGCTGACCCTGTACCTGTTGTTGGGTAGCGCGTTCATTCTGGTGGGGATGCTGGCAGTGTACTTCCTCAGCCCCACACAGACCTTCGATATCCCTGAGCTGCTGAAGACAGCAAAGTTCACCCCTGAACAGCAGCGCATCCTGTTCCTGCTTTTCTATGTGGGTTTTGGTATTCTGGCGGGCATCTGGCCACTACATACCTGGTCGCCCGACGGACACGCCAGCGCTCCGACGGCGGTGAGTATGCTGCACGCGGGCGTGCTGATGAAATTGGGAGCGTTCGGCGTGCTGCGCGTGGGTATGAGCCTGCTGCCCGAAGGCGCACATTACTGGGCGCCGCTGATGGGCACTATCGCGGTGGTCAATATCATCTACGGCGCGTTCAGCGCGATGGGGCAAACCGACCTGAAATACGTTATTGCCTACTCCAGCGTGAGTCACATGGGCGTCGTCATGCTGGGGTTGGCAGGCATGAACGCTGTCAGCCTCACAGGCTCCACTCTGCAGATGTTCGCGCACGGTATCATGACGGGGCTGTTTTTCGCGCTGGTAGGACTGGTGTACGAAAAGTCGCACACGCGCGACATCCTGAGGATGGGCGGCTTTGCCGAAAAGATGCCGGGTATCGCGGTGGCGTTTGTGATAGGCGGGCTTTCCTCGTTCGGCTTGCCCGGCACCAGTGGGTTTGTGGCGGAGTTTCTCACCTTCTGGGGTGTCTGGAAGAGCTACCCGTGGATGACATACATCGGCGTGGCGGGCATCGTGATCACCGCTACCTATGTGCTGCGCGTGGTGCAGAAGGTCTTTCTGGGCAAACGTCCCGAAGGCTACGATGACCTACCTGACGCCCGCACAACCGAGTGGGTAGCTCTGGTGGTGCTGGGATCTATTCTGATTATCACGGGCATAGTGCCCCGATTACTAACTGACTTCCTGAATGTGGGTGTGTATGACTACCTGAAACTGCTTGGGAAGGTGTAA